TATTCCTAGTCTTCATCAATCAAATCACAGCTATAAAAAAAAGGCAGCAGAACAGATGGAATAACACAGCGTCTGCAGAACGACTGTGATACAATAAATGGGTATCCAACAGCAGATGCAACAATAAAGCAAGAAGAAACATTACAGCTCTGAGCACCCCAAACAAAATTGCTGTCTACATACTACTGTATGTGAATGAGATTGTTATAGAGCAAACATACGTTTCAGAATATTTCGTTGTTCGAGCTCTTCTGTGGTGGGCCTCTGACTCAGCTGTCtatggaaaaagaaaacaaaaatcagtCTGGGAGGAACCACACCGATCAGTCTCATGGTAAATCACTAGTGATAATTATAAAAGAGGGCAGTTCTCTCAATCAAATTACATGCCAAGTAAAATAATTAAGATCCAAAACTTGATCAGTGAAAAATAATTTAGATGTGAAAAGTGTAAGCTCTTCAGACATatggtatattatatatatatatatatatatatatatatataaatacagaatATCGTATACATGTATTTTTCATCCATATTACTCACAAATCGTGAAAGGGCTTTCTTGATCTGGCAAGCTCTAATGTGATTTGCTGAATTTACGCAACTTCTTGAAGTGAGTATgcaaagatttatttttatttttttatcagtacacttggaaacaaagttgtgttcacaaggtaccagatcagaatcagaatcagaatgagctttattgccaagtatgcttacacatacaaggaactgtctttgtgacaggagcttctaatgtacaacaatacaaaaacagcaacaagacttttaaaaaataattaaaattgaataaaaaaatagataaatattgaaaagaaaaagtatatatagaatacacaatagacaatatatacacatacatacatacatacatacatacatacatacatacacacatacatacagttgtgctcaaaattttgcataccctggcagaaattgtgaaattttggcattgattttgaaaatatgactgatcatgcaaaaaaaaacaaaaaaaagtgttttagataACAGTTTGCAAAGACTGCCGTGCCATTATTTAATGTTCTATGAATTTGTTTTTAACACTGTCTGTTATTGTGTTATGAGTTATTTCAGATAAACCTGCCCCTAaacaacacataaaaacaaaaagtactgtggttggTCAATTTGCATGTCAAGCAGGCGGTCTCTCACTGTCAAAATGCGCAGTTCTTGGTCAGAATAacctgcaatgtggaccagaccttACGTCGTTCAGTCACTAGTGTCTATTTACCAGCAGTAAAGACCAGGTCGAAGCAGAGGTTTAATATACCTCACTAGTTTGCAGCCGATCTGCTGCCGTAGTTCCTGTCGCTCTGTCTCTGACGTCCGGGGGAGAATGTTCTTCTCTTCTAGCTCCCTCTTGCTAGGCCTGTTACCAATTTTAATGGCAAGTGTGTCTCTGCGGTGAATTTTGCTCGCAAGGGAGcctagaaaaataaatattcacaaaaaaCACTGTCAGGTCCTTCTTTCTAACACAAGTGAAACATATTGAGTTTGTAGTGtggaaaaaaatggaaaataagaAACAGGGAGGAATGTGGTGAGCATAATGCACTGCCAACAACCCTGCAAGCCTGCATGTCAAAAAGTAACATTGACAAAAGCCAGCATGTTTTTCCTGTTTGACAAAGTAAAGGCTTGGATCATAGCTTTGCCAAACTTCTTTGACATTACAAGATAAAGTTCCAAAATGCTGATTCCAAGAAAGAGACCTCTTGGAAATGTATCACCTGTAATTGTGCAAAGCATGTTGTTTTGATTATACATAAACTTCAGGTTGACGTGTACCTTTACTAGAATACTCTAAATACTTATACAGAAAGTGCAGCCTATTTAAGgcatagttcactaaaaaaatgaaaaatctctcttcatttagtcaccctcatgttgtttcaaatgtgtGTATCTTTAtttcctctgtgaaacacaaagggagattttAGGCAATATTGTATGGCAaagtatgcaatgaaagtgaatggtgactgagactccacagaagaaagacagtcatgcaGGTTCAGAGTGAATTACAGTatggcataattttcatttttgggtgaactatccctttaaggcttttgGAAAATATTTGTTCAGCCAGAACGTTTTCAATCAAGTTACATAATCTTAATTTGGCTAATGCTTTTTAAATGCCTTTATTGATAGACAGGAAATATGGGGAGAGAGAGGGGGGCTGGGATTGGAAAAAAATGCAAGCCAGACTTGAGCACATACTAGAGGTatattcatcatcatcttcatcctcctcttcatCATCCTTGTAGAGTATAGGTCCATCTGAATCAGAGTCATTGGCCTGGTTTTCTCTAATGGAGTCAGGAATGACCGTCACCTCTGGGCTTTCCACATTGACAGTTTGTGTTCTCTCTACTTCCTCAGTCCCAACAACCCTACAGAAGACCAAACAAAAGAGTCTTGCTAAAACACTTATTAGGATCATCAGTTTACATCAAGACAAAGATATAACCAAGATTGGGGAAACAATCTATAATTTTAAGAATTAGCCATAGAAAAAACCATACTGACCTTGTGTTAACTAAAAAGTTAATACGGCTTAAATCCGAAAACATTATGAACACCTACCtacttaaagagagagttcactgaaaaatgaaaatgctgtcatcatttactcatgttgttacaatctcatttgactttctttttttccatggaacataaaaaggAGGTGTTAGGAAGAATGTTGGCCTCAGTTATTGCATCTTTTATCCATTCAAAGAAGGTAAATGGGAACTGAGGGTATCCTTCtgcctctccttttgtgtttcacagaagaaagtcagtcatacaggtaaatgatgacagtaaataatgacagaattgtaaattatgggtgaactatccctttaactgtccaAAACTCACATTTACAGACTCAGAAAGGCAACACTTATAATCATGTTATGATGTACCAAATTTGACAACTCAAAATGTACCAACAACTTAATCACTAACATAAGTTACGAGATGTctaatttgacatttcattaaatACTTGGTCACAAAACCAGCCATTTTGGCATACTGTGAATAAATACCACAACTAAAacctaaaattaaatattttgcctGAAGTTGCATCATAGCATTATAGTTACATCATTGTGAGTTAACCCCATCCTCATAAAACGTCTGTTTGCAAGAAGACACACAGCATGACTCTGCAACAATCATACTGCACTAAGCCAAAATATTCAGTAAGACCACATGGCATACTGAGCATCCACATGTTCTGTGAAATaatattaaagcatttttaaaagtttaagttctttaAACTTGCCACAGTGTCTTAAAAATGCAGtggaaaaaaacagcgagacactaCGCGAGATACTaagatgtctgtctagcacaTACTtagaaaaactaaataaaacaacaCAGGCAAACTCATGTTCTGTGTGAACAGACACTTATAGATTTTgccaataaatacataatatggTACGTGAATACATGTAAACTCACCTCTGTGTTTGGTCTGCTGTTGTCTTTTCCTTTTCTCCTTCACTCTCTGCGCTTACAGGTTCATTTAAAATGTCTGAGAAAAGTTCATGTGAGGATCCAGTGAAGGCCGTTTCCTCTGTTGCATCGTTAACATGTGGCTTCTTTTTGTCCAGCTCTACAGAGGATTCTGCAGGATGACTGGCACCCTTCCCATCCTGAGATGTCTCCTCAACTGACTTCTCATTAGTATTAGAGGtcacttttttcttttggtcCTTTTTAGAGGAGCTTTCCAGAGGAGAGCTACCCATATAAGACGAGGGTTTGGGAGGGGGCCGCGGTGACCTGGAAGGTTCAGCTTTCTTGACGGACTTTGTTTCTGCTGCTGTGAGTTGCGCTTTGTTGTTCTTTGGGGTCTTCAAGCAGGTCGCTGAAGACGATTGTCCTGAAGTTTGAGTGGAATTCTTGGATGTGACTGCAGTTTTCTTAGGATTGGAAGATTTAGCTGTGAAGAAATGCATTGAAATCAGAGAACATCTAGAAAAGATCTTAGCATTTGTGCTTGTGGCTATGCCAACTTCAGTGGCATGACTTCAAACATAAAAAGAGCTAAACAAGATTCAGAGATAAGAATTAAATTGACTGATTGAAACAGCATCTCAGTGCTAAGAGGTAATATCAGATGGTGACTGTTCACTTGCAGGCTCATTTCACATTCACAAGAGCCAGAAAGATCACAAAATATCTTATCATAAAACACTCTAATCTTACATACACTTATCAAGAGTTACTTAAAATGCAAAGCAGTTCATGAGTTGAAATTAAATAtactaaattaaatataatgaCTTAATAAAATACGGTGGTCTCAAAAGAATtcggacacttaagccacacttaaaatgtttgaatatCTTTGCGTtatacaacaaaatatcaaacatagtggcatttattttatagAGATATGGCACAGACACACTTGTCAAGATATTGTTAGTTTGTTAGGTTTCAgacaataaaacaatagatatgctgtacaaataatgacaaattaagatttgaacactttaaatgtccaaatactttttggggccactgtaaataTCAGAAAAGTCTTCAGTATAATGAGGAAGTTAACCAGCATAACCAGAGACACACAATAAATGGGCAAAAGGAACAGCGACAGTGTAGAAAAACTGATTCCCTGCAGCACACAtgtacaaagtccagtaaaatattcaaacattaaggcatacatcaataaaaaaataataatatactacCAATGAGAGAGTAGATATGTAATGCAGGCAAAAGCACAGAGAAAGCCTTACTGGTCACAAATGAATAAGGGTGGGATCCTACAACCCTGAATATCATAAGCCCAAACTAGTCAAACCCTTTAACTGACATGCAAGTATTGTGAAAACAATGCTCACTTAAACTGCAAATTTGCCTGTTCTCAAACAACGGCAGATTTCACTGACATTCCTGATTTACTTTTTGCACAGATGTTTTCCAACAAAACGGGTAGATCCCAAGGGGCGGGGgcgggggggtgggggtgttgGGGGGGGATCTATGCAGACAGGACCCCTCCATGCAGAGCATGCAAACACGATGCTCCATTCACATCACTGACACATATACTTACCATTGCCATGAGTGGCACTTCGAGTGGTTTGCTTGGATGGAGGCGTGGAGGAGACCTGCTTACTGGTGCTTTTGGTCACTTTTTTAGCCCCTGCTTGGCCCCCTCTCTTCACACCTGTGCCCGTGGCCTCAGCGGAGGGCTTTGGGGGAATGACCTGGTGTTTTTTAGCGGGGGCTTTTGGAGCGTCTGACACAGTGGCCTGCGGGCTGATCTTGATGTCATTCCTCTCTATAGGAGCACAGAGGAGCAAAGCACCCTAAACTGTTATTGACCCAGGTCACCCAGATCAGGTCAGTAACTAAATTGGTAGTGTAAATAGAATAAATAGCATTTCAGGAGGAAACTTTTGGGGGGAAATTTTAATGATCACATCATATATCGATTCCAAAATGTGAAATAGAGAATTCTTGTCACCAGcgtgttaaatgtttttttaaatgtcagcatTACGACTCTAAATTCCgattggatgagccacgttcAAAATCATTCTGAAATGCTGATaagttgctatgttgcttggcaaccgtaAATAGTCCACAGTCAAAATGGAGACTTCTCATCACCAGtgtgataatatttttatatGCTAAGTGTTCTGATTGGATGATTTAAATAATCTAAATATTGATTGGATAAACCGTGCTCAAAGCCATTGTACAATCTGAAAAGtgcacacctgtgactgcacattctaAATTATTGCGCCAAGCTGCTACATTGTGTGGTaacttaattgtaaaaaaaataatagaaataatattagcaaaattgtttttattcatattgCTATTGACAAAAGCAGTAAGTCACTCAAGGCCGTGAGTTTACCACAGACACCTTTTGCCCATGGTAAAAACTTGAGCAGTTTTTTGCTTTAGTATACCTAGTCCCCCGGCCTCTCTAAGATTAGCCCAAAAAGAAGAATGAAGTATATTAACTAGCTGGAGGAAAAAAGGGGGCGAAGCTGTGGGAACAATTAGAGAATTGTTGTAGAACAGTATTAAAGGGGcagaaattatacaaataaagTGTTGATATTTCCTCCCACAACTCCTGACTCCACTGCACACAGCTTCTGatgacaaaatcaaaaataatCTCATTCTAAACTGGACATTACCCATCCAACATTATCCATCATCTGAATAGATGGTTTCAGTACTTGAGTATGTCATGTTATAGTTACAAATGGTTTTAATATAACATCAAACCAAATCTACTTAACTATCAAGCACATTAACCAATCCAGGCATCCCACCACCAGGATGGCTCAGACAACCAAGAGACCTTCCTTAAAGATAAACATACAGCACACTGGAAATAATCTACACAGGAAATCTtcaacaaatgttttttattgatgttgtttATTAAAGACTTCATCACATCCTGAAAAGGGATGACATTTGCTTTGAAACTACACAGCTCAAacttcctttaaacaatgcaattcACCATATATAATCACTGACagtcttcattcattcattttgttacAGTACATTTGTCCTTACAAACTCTGAATTTATTAATGTCTGGCCACAATaatattgtgatgaggaggagggcgtggccggccagcgccgagtcacctaatcagccgggaggggccagtacgagagagagagcgagagagagacatgcggcagctgtgtgtgtgcgcgtctatgtgttttatgttatgtttcagttcttttatgtcattaaagttatgttgattgttctgccggttcccgcctcctccttgcccatcctgaatcCATTACAAATATGTATATGATACATATAATATGATTAGCATGATATGACATTCAGGAATGATATTGCACTgtgttttaaaggattagtttacccaaaaacgaAAAATTATTTTCCCTGTACTGCTACTCActggctgtcaagctctaaaaaaaataaataaataaataaataaataaataaaaaaaaagatttaaaaggtgcactcatttttttgaggttatttttttccctcatttaaaaagatttatttctaaaaaaattaatagcaattttgaaacatatatatgaaatcatgaccactcacgtgAGATAAAGAGTTCAGCcatgtcagtaaccttataaaagctcttttattctacatggggcggggccaccctcatgggggcagccatgttaggatcacatgaccagctggataCTACTTGCTAATCTCAGTAACTAacctgttattgaacactttcattcatggattacaCTAAACCTGGCTTACTGTGcattgtgaatttctacaatggcattggtacatgaaaactactgtttgaatgatggagcatccaggccactaggtgtcactggaAGCCAATAAAAGTCacttcaaaatatttcaaaaaattactgagtgcacctttaaagcaccATAACACCAGTCATTACGACTTGTGcaatatattcaaagtcttctgaagccatacaatctgtttgtgtgaggaactgaaatttaagttgctattcactgatcattttcacctCTGCCGAAGTTCGCAACTAGCTCGCATCAAGCCCACGCCAATGCCCAGATTCAAATATGGGCCATTGATGCCAAAACAGATTGGTTTGCGCTTATGTAGTAACCAAACATGACGCAGcattttttaaattctgaatGTGAACACGTGCACGTATCCAGCCCACATTAAAGTCTAGCTGATAGGTGCTTTGCGCCTCCTACCATATTGAAGAAAAATGGCTTGTTGACTATTGTAAAGCCGCAAATGTGTTAACAGTGATCATTTGCGTCACTTTCTATGTGAAAGGGCCATTTGTCGGCAATTCGCCTCTCATAATTGCCTTTagatgaactattcctataatagCCATTTTAATATTGATCACTTTGATCTGTGCATGCACTGAGCAAAATACTGTCAAGGAACATAATGTCAACAACACAAGCATGCTGCAAAATCCATAAAAAGACTTATTAGAACAAAGTATCACAGGGTCAATCAGTAGCTCTCCAATCAAGCAGAGTAATGTTACTCATTAGTGCCTTAACTTATAAGATCAAAAGAGGCTAAATGATAGATTAGTGGTAAGATTAGACTTCACATCATATCTTACAATTGAGTTAGCCCTCTTATTTGCCCTGTTTTGGATGAATTAAACAAaagacacacttaaaaatgctCAAAAGCATTACCTTCTGGGTCTTCCGCAACAGCTGCCAACTCTGCCTTTTCTTCACGGACCTTGTCTTGTGTCTCAATGTCCACTTTGACCTTTTCAGTAACTTCACTAGGCACGGCATGACCGTTCAAGGTCTCTGTGCTTAAAGGATCATCTGAAGATAGGCAAACATGGCTTCAGTTATCATGGAACTTTTTACCAAATCTGATCTAGACTGCATGTCTGTATTTCAAACAACAGGTCAAACGACTGCaacattaatgcatttggtagatgcttttatccaaagcgactttcgGTGCATTaaagctatacattttatcagttcttGTGCTCCCTGACAATCAAACATGTGACTTTagtgttgctagtgccatgctcttgAACAACACTATTCAACAAGAGTTTTGGTATTGTAAAACTCTTTCTGCTGTTGGAATAGCTTGCTAGTCCAACAGAAAGGAAGTTttgtttgcattttcatttcttATGCAAAGCAAATTCATAAAGTGCTAAAGCTTCACACGTGAGATTGAGGGCTCAATAGATGTAAAACATGCAATTTAGAAAGTTAAAAAATGAgccaattaaataattttaaagactAAGTTGAAAGAGGCAAAT
The genomic region above belongs to Myxocyprinus asiaticus isolate MX2 ecotype Aquarium Trade chromosome 23, UBuf_Myxa_2, whole genome shotgun sequence and contains:
- the LOC127414128 gene encoding phosphatase and actin regulator 2-like isoform X4, with protein sequence MMTKEEDSFRYLRTFPQVFPVFRVRSQSDTSGFKSRIMTRLHSACSVEGLEKSSLANCDVVGSSQSPQLKGKGKLSTLGKIFKPWKWRKKRTSDKFQDLSKVLERKISTRQTREELIRKGVLIPDQAKSSNPKKTAVTSKNSTQTSGQSSSATCLKTPKNNKAQLTAAETKSVKKAEPSRSPRPPPKPSSYMGSSPLESSSKKDQKKKVTSNTNEKSVEETSQDGKGASHPAESSVELDKKKPHVNDATEETAFTGSSHELFSDILNEPVSAESEGEKEKTTADQTQRVVGTEEVERTQTVNVESPEVTVIPDSIRENQANDSDSDGPILYKDDEEEDEDDDEYTSSSLASKIHRRDTLAIKIGNRPSKRELEEKNILPRTSETERQELRQQIGCKLVRQLSQRPTTEELEQRNILKQKNEEEEQEAKQEIKRRLSRKLSVRPTVAELVARRILRFNEYVEVTEAKDYDRRADKPWTRLTPADKAAIRKELNEFKSKEMEVHEDSRQFTRFHRP
- the LOC127414128 gene encoding phosphatase and actin regulator 2-like isoform X1 — its product is MMTKEEDSFRYLRTFPQVFPVFRVRSQSDTSGFKSRIMTRLHSACSVEGLEKSSLANCDVVGSSQSPQLKGKGKLSTLGKIFKPWKWRKKRTSDKFQDLSKVLERKISTRQTREELIRKGVLIPDQDDPLSTETLNGHAVPSEVTEKVKVDIETQDKVREEKAELAAVAEDPEERNDIKISPQATVSDAPKAPAKKHQVIPPKPSAEATGTGVKRGGQAGAKKVTKSTSKQVSSTPPSKQTTRSATHGNAKSSNPKKTAVTSKNSTQTSGQSSSATCLKTPKNNKAQLTAAETKSVKKAEPSRSPRPPPKPSSYMGSSPLESSSKKDQKKKVTSNTNEKSVEETSQDGKGASHPAESSVELDKKKPHVNDATEETAFTGSSHELFSDILNEPVSAESEGEKEKTTADQTQRVVGTEEVERTQTVNVESPEVTVIPDSIRENQANDSDSDGPILYKDDEEEDEDDDEYTSSSLASKIHRRDTLAIKIGNRPSKRELEEKNILPRTSETERQELRQQIGCKLVRQLSQRPTTEELEQRNILKQKNEEEEQEAKQEIKRRLSRKLSVRPTVAELVARRILRFNEYVEVTEAKDYDRRADKPWTRLTPADKAAIRKELNEFKSKEMEVHEDSRQFTRFHRP
- the LOC127414128 gene encoding phosphatase and actin regulator 2-like isoform X3, with translation MMTKEEDSFRYLRTFPQVFPVFRVRSQSDTSGFKSRIMTRLHSACSVEGLEKSSLANCDVVGSSQSPQLKGKGKLSTLGKIFKPWKWRKKRTSDKFQDLSKVLERKISTRQTREELIRKGVLIPDQDDPLSTETLNGHAVPSEVTEKVKVDIETQDKVREEKAELAAVAEDPEAKSSNPKKTAVTSKNSTQTSGQSSSATCLKTPKNNKAQLTAAETKSVKKAEPSRSPRPPPKPSSYMGSSPLESSSKKDQKKKVTSNTNEKSVEETSQDGKGASHPAESSVELDKKKPHVNDATEETAFTGSSHELFSDILNEPVSAESEGEKEKTTADQTQRVVGTEEVERTQTVNVESPEVTVIPDSIRENQANDSDSDGPILYKDDEEEDEDDDEYTSSSLASKIHRRDTLAIKIGNRPSKRELEEKNILPRTSETERQELRQQIGCKLVRQLSQRPTTEELEQRNILKQKNEEEEQEAKQEIKRRLSRKLSVRPTVAELVARRILRFNEYVEVTEAKDYDRRADKPWTRLTPADKAAIRKELNEFKSKEMEVHEDSRQFTRFHRP
- the LOC127414128 gene encoding phosphatase and actin regulator 2-like isoform X2, with amino-acid sequence MGQTSVSSLSQKRASVEGLEKSSLANCDVVGSSQSPQLKGKGKLSTLGKIFKPWKWRKKRTSDKFQDLSKVLERKISTRQTREELIRKGVLIPDQDDPLSTETLNGHAVPSEVTEKVKVDIETQDKVREEKAELAAVAEDPEERNDIKISPQATVSDAPKAPAKKHQVIPPKPSAEATGTGVKRGGQAGAKKVTKSTSKQVSSTPPSKQTTRSATHGNAKSSNPKKTAVTSKNSTQTSGQSSSATCLKTPKNNKAQLTAAETKSVKKAEPSRSPRPPPKPSSYMGSSPLESSSKKDQKKKVTSNTNEKSVEETSQDGKGASHPAESSVELDKKKPHVNDATEETAFTGSSHELFSDILNEPVSAESEGEKEKTTADQTQRVVGTEEVERTQTVNVESPEVTVIPDSIRENQANDSDSDGPILYKDDEEEDEDDDEYTSSSLASKIHRRDTLAIKIGNRPSKRELEEKNILPRTSETERQELRQQIGCKLVRQLSQRPTTEELEQRNILKQKNEEEEQEAKQEIKRRLSRKLSVRPTVAELVARRILRFNEYVEVTEAKDYDRRADKPWTRLTPADKAAIRKELNEFKSKEMEVHEDSRQFTRFHRP